The nucleotide window CCCAGGCGCCGGCCCAGCCCATTACCATTCGTCAGCTGGCCACGCACACCTCGGGCATTATCGACCGCGAAGCGGCCTACCGGAAAGCCTACGTGCCCCGGACCACGGCCACGGCGGCCCTCGACTCGGCGGAGCGGCACGCCCTGGCCCGGCGGCAGCTGGCCGCATTTCTGCGCGAGTACCTGAGCCCGAAGGGCCGCACGTTTCGCCCCGCCAACTTCAGCCCCGATGCGCCCGGCACCGCGTATCACTACAGCAACATCGGCGCCGCGCTGGCCGCTTATCTGATTGAGCTGAAGTCGGGCCTGAGCTTTGCCGAGTATACCCGCCGCTACATCTTCGAGCCGCTGAAGATGCAAGATTCCGGCTGGCTGTACGAGCCCCGCCGCGCCAACCGCTACGCCGTCAACTACAAGCCCAGCGGCAAGCCTCTCCGCCCCTACTCGCTTCTTACCTATCCCGACGGCGGCCTGCTCACTACGCCCCACGACCTGGGCCTCTATCTCGCCGAAATCCTGCGGGGCGCGGCCGGTCAGCCTTCCCCTCTGCTAACGCCCACCTCGTTTCAGGCGATGCTGGGGCCGCAGTTTGCGGCTGCCTCTCCCCCACGCAACCTCAACCCGAAAGAGCCCAACTCCGGTATTTTCTGGGCTATCCGCCGCAACGGCCAGATCGGGCACACCGGTAGCGACCCGGGCGCTTCGTCGTTTATGTTCTACAACCCGCAAACCGGCATCGGCAAAGTGTTCATCACCAATGTAGCGCTTGACGAAAACGAAGTCCTGACGAAGCAGTTCAGCGCTATCTGGCAGCTATTGGATACCTTGCCCGCTGCCAAGTAACTCGGTGCCTCAGGCCCGGCGCATCACGGCGCTCAGCTCGTCGGCGTACATCACGGCTTCGTCCGAGAAAGGCTCTTCGCCCCGGAATTTCTGGAGCAGGCGGGCCGTGGTGATGATGTCCTTCTGGCAGTAGTGCACGATGCGCGGCAGGTCGTTGTCGGTGTAGTACACGCGGGCCACGTCGGCTCCCGTAATGTCGTCCTTGGGCGTGGGAATGCCGAACATGGCGGCCAGCAGCGCCAGGGACGTGTAGGACTTCCGGTCGCCAAATTTCCAGAGCTCCATCGTGTCGAGGTGGTTGATTTCCCACGGCTTTTTGCCGGCTACATCTAGCTGGGGCGGCAGCTGCAGACCGTTGATGAGCAGGCGCCGGCCCAGGTACGGGAAGTCGAACTCTTTGCCGTTGTGGGCGCAGAGCAGGTAGTTGGGCTTGCGGGCCAGCAGGGCGGCAAACTCGCGCAGCATGGTTTTCTCGTCGTGGTCGGCAAAGCTTTTCACCCGGAAGCGCCACCGCTCCTCCTGCTTGTCGAAGAAAAAGCAGCCGACGGAAATGCACACCACCTTGCCAAACTCGGCGTAGATGCCGGCCTGCTCAAACAAGCTGGTGGCGTGCAGGTGGTCGGGCAGGGGCTCTACGTCGGCGGCGCTGGACTGCCAGCCTTTCTCGCGGCGTAGTGCGTGGCACTTATGCTCCCAGAGCAGGCGCAGCATGTCGTTCAGCTCATCGTGGCAGCCCACACAGGGCACGGTTTCGATGTCGAGGACGAACAGCTGATCAAGGGAAACTTTGTGCAAAATCTGCATAGCCGGGCGCCACTAACTGAATTCGGATACCGAATATAGGCTTTCCCGGCACAGGGTCACAAAAAACCGCCGACCAACCACGAGGGCCGGCCGGCGGGCGTTTGTTTTCACAGGGTTAGTGTTTTCAGGTCAATAAACTCAAAACCAGCCGCTAAAATTCCGGCCGGTGTTGGTGGTGATTAACTTTTCCGGCATTACATCAGCGGCCCCGGACTTTCTCCGCTACGACCCGGATCTGCCGGGGCCACTGACTGTACAAAGGTGCAGGAACTTGCGGGCCCGCACAATCACATATAGATGTGAAATATTAGGTAAGTCCCTGGCGCAGGGCTTTGCTCACGGCTTCCGTCATGGAGCGCACGTGCAGCTTTTCGTAGATTTTCTTGATGTGGGAGCGGACGGTATCGAGGGAAATGCCCCGGTCGGCGGCAATCATCTTGTAGCTGTAGCCTTCGACCAGCAGATTGAGCACTTCCTGCTCGCGGGCGCTCAGGTTGGCCGGCGAGTCGTCGGACGGGGAAGCGGCTTTGGCTTTGGGCGGGGTGCGCGGAAACAGCTTGAGTACCTGGCGGGCAATGGCGGGCGTCATGGGGGCACCGCCGGCCCGCACCTCGCTGATAGCATCGAGCAGCTTCACGGGCGGGGTTTTCTTGAGCAGG belongs to Hymenobacter sp. J193 and includes:
- a CDS encoding serine hydrolase translates to MKRFLALAALLSLPLLGVAQATAPDSLTAQLSRLASASGLPGFGVAVVSSTGILYEHGFGYANRQARQPYSTGTMQNVGSVSKTFIGVALLKAVEQGLFSLDTPINKVLPFAVHHPQAPAQPITIRQLATHTSGIIDREAAYRKAYVPRTTATAALDSAERHALARRQLAAFLREYLSPKGRTFRPANFSPDAPGTAYHYSNIGAALAAYLIELKSGLSFAEYTRRYIFEPLKMQDSGWLYEPRRANRYAVNYKPSGKPLRPYSLLTYPDGGLLTTPHDLGLYLAEILRGAAGQPSPLLTPTSFQAMLGPQFAAASPPRNLNPKEPNSGIFWAIRRNGQIGHTGSDPGASSFMFYNPQTGIGKVFITNVALDENEVLTKQFSAIWQLLDTLPAAK
- a CDS encoding 3'-5' exonuclease; the encoded protein is MQILHKVSLDQLFVLDIETVPCVGCHDELNDMLRLLWEHKCHALRREKGWQSSAADVEPLPDHLHATSLFEQAGIYAEFGKVVCISVGCFFFDKQEERWRFRVKSFADHDEKTMLREFAALLARKPNYLLCAHNGKEFDFPYLGRRLLINGLQLPPQLDVAGKKPWEINHLDTMELWKFGDRKSYTSLALLAAMFGIPTPKDDITGADVARVYYTDNDLPRIVHYCQKDIITTARLLQKFRGEEPFSDEAVMYADELSAVMRRA
- a CDS encoding response regulator transcription factor, whose protein sequence is MEKNTRVLIYEDNTDLRASLSQLLAGTPGLELAGALGNCTQTETDISRLRPDVVLMDIDMPGMTGIEGLRRIKSVSPGVSVVMLTVFEDNDRVFDAICAGADGYLLKKTPPVKLLDAISEVRAGGAPMTPAIARQVLKLFPRTPPKAKAASPSDDSPANLSAREQEVLNLLVEGYSYKMIAADRGISLDTVRSHIKKIYEKLHVRSMTEAVSKALRQGLT